The Falco biarmicus isolate bFalBia1 chromosome W, bFalBia1.pri, whole genome shotgun sequence DNA window GGAAGATTGTATGGCGTGGACGGTGAGTCTGTTGAATTTCTTAGGGCTTCAAGGATATAGGGTGTCCAAGAAGAAGGCCCAGGTAATGCAGCGTAAAGTGAATTATTTGGGCTATGAGATCAGCGCGGGACAGAGAACTTTGGGGCAGGCCCGCAAAGAGGTGATATGccaaactaaaaaaccccagacgGTAAAGGAATTGCGAACCTTTCTGGGAATGACAGGGTGGTGTCGATTGTGGATCTACAATTATGGACTGCTTGTTAAACCATTATATGCACTGACAGCGACTGAGCAGAAACACCTCGAATGGAATAAAGAGGCTGAACAAGCTTTTGAACAACTAAAGAAGGCCCTGATGTCAGCCCCGGC harbors:
- the LOC130141950 gene encoding uncharacterized protein LOC130141950 isoform X2, coding for MAWTVSLLNFLGLQGYRVSKKKAQVMQRKVNYLGYEISAGQRTLGQARKEVICQTKKPQTVKELRTFLGMTGWCRLWIYNYGLLVKPLYALTATEQKHLEWNKEAEQAFEQLKKALMSAPALGLPDVASFLSGNTGEPVHHDCLETIEATYASRPVLKDSPIENGENWFTDGSSYVLNGNRHAGYAITTSQEVGQKRSQPELPRLGSLLQRKP